One Helianthus annuus cultivar XRQ/B chromosome 12, HanXRQr2.0-SUNRISE, whole genome shotgun sequence genomic region harbors:
- the LOC110895573 gene encoding T-complex protein 1 subunit eta: MASMMQPQIILLKEGTDTSQGKPQLVSNINACMAVADVVRTTLGPRGMDKLIHDDKGNTTISNDGATIMKLLDVVHPAAKILVDIAKSQDSEVGDGTTTVVLLAGEFLREAKPFIEDGVHPQNLIRSYRIASNMAIQKIKELAVSIEGKSLDEKRSLLAKCAATTLSSKLIGGEKDFFATMVVDAVIAIGSDDRLNMIGIKKVPGGTMRDSFLVNGVAFKKTFSYAGFEQQPKKFLNPKILLLNIELELKSEKENAEIRLSDPLQYQSIVDAEWNIIYDKLDKCVTSGAKIVLSRLAIGDLATQYFADRDIFCAGRVAEDDLHRVAAATGGTVQTSVNNVIDEVLGTCEIFEEKQVGNERFNIFNGCPSGQTATIVLRGGADQFIEEAERSLHDAIMIVRRAMKNSTVVAGGGAIDMEISRYLWQHARNIAGKSQLFINSFAKALEVIPRQLCDNAGFDATDVLNKLRQKHALPSGEGALYGVDINTGGICDSFANFVWEPALVKVNAINAATEAACLILSVDETVKNPKSESAQGEAAGGMGRGRGAGRGRGMRRR; this comes from the exons ATGGCATCGATGATG caACCGCAGATCATACTGCTTAAAGAAGGCACAGACACTTCGCAAGGAAAACCGCAGCTAGTAAGCAACATCAACGCCTGTATGGCGGTGGCTGATGTGGTCCGTACAACCCTAGGTCCCAGAGGCATGGATAAATTGATCCACGATGACAAGGGCAACACCACTATTTCTAACGACGGCGCTACCATCATGAAGCTTCTTGATGTTGTTCATCCCGCCGCTAAGATCCTTGTTGATATTGCCAAGTCACAGGATTCAGAG GTTGGTGATGGAACGACTACTGTAGTTCTCCTTGCCGGTGAGTTCTTGAGAGAGGCCAAGCCATTCATTGAAGATGGCGTTCATCCTCAAAATCTGATACGAAGTTACCGAATTGCTTCTAACATG GCAATTCAAAAGATTAAAGAATTAGCTGTAAGCATAGAGGGAAAAAGTTTAGATGAAAAGAGAAGCTTATTAGCAAAGTGTGCTGCTACAACACTCTCGTCGAAGCTAATTGGAGGGGAGAAGGACTTTTTTGCAACAATGGTTGTGGATGCCGTCATTGCAATTGGAAGTGATGACAGATTGAACATGATTGGAATAAAAAAG GTTCCTGGTGGTACAATGCGGGATTCATTTCTCGTCAATGGTGTCGCGTTTAAAAAGACCTTTTCATATGCTGGGTTTGAGCAGCAACCCAAAAAGTTCTTAAATCCAAAGATATTACTATTGAACATTGAACTGGAACTAAAATCAGAAAAAGAAAATGCTGAGATAAG GCTTTCAGATCCACTGCAATACCAGTCCATAGTTGACGCAGAATGGAATATCATATACGACAAGTTGGATAAATGTGTAACGAGTGGCGCAAAAATTGTTTTGTCACGTCTGGCTATTGGTGATCTGGCAACACAG TATTTTGCAGACAGAGATATATTCTGCGCTGGCCGAGTTGCTGAAGATGATCTGCATCGTGTTGCAGCTGCTACTGGAGGGACTGTACAGACATCGGTCAACAATGTTATAGATGAG GTTCTTGGGACTTGTGAGATTTTTGAGGAAAAACAAGTTGGAAATGAACGGTTCAACATATTTAACGGTTGTCCTTCTGGGCAGACAGCTACTATTGTTCTTCGTGGTGGAGCTGATCAG TTTATTGAGGAAGCTGAGCGGAGTTTACATGATGCAATCATGATTGTGAGGAGGGCGATGAAGAATTCCACAGTGGTTGCTGGTGGGGGTGCAATagat ATGGAGATAAGCCGGTACCTGTGGCAACATGCACGCAATATAGCTGGAAAGTCCCAGCTGTTTATAAATTCGtttgctaaagcacttgag GTTATTCCACGACAACTTTGTGATAATGCTGGATTCGATGCAACTGATGTACTCAACAAACTGAGGCAAAAACACGCCCTTCCTTCTG GTGAGGGTGCTCTTTATGGAGTAGACATCAACACAGGTGGAATTTGCGACTCCTTCGCCAATTTTGTGTGGGAGCCAGCACTGGTGAAG GTGAATGCTATAAATGCTGCAACAGAGGCAGCATGTCTTATCTTAAGTGTTGATGAAACAGTGAAGAACCCAAag TCGGAGAGTGCGCAAGGAGAGGCTGCTGGGGGCATGGGCAGAGGACGTGGCGCTGGACGCGGAAGAGGGATGCGCAGACGTTAA